From the genome of uncultured Bacteroides sp., one region includes:
- a CDS encoding glycoside hydrolase family 71/99-like protein, with protein sequence MKRILIIVVCLLFVENWGYAQLKHAKDTKYPSYKGLIMAGYQGWFRAPGDGTNQGFGQYGKGRVFDENNCTIDIWPDVTEYAKTYETPFSFADGSKAKVFSSVDESTTDLHFKWMQEYGIDGVFMQRFFGSAKNHNEKAPQNVILKNALSKASKYERAIAVMYDLSGLAASGEDCSAIIDDWKWLVDKLKVTNQDGVKTYLHHNGKPVVAIWGVGFPDRPYNIRNIGLEHLIDFLHNDPVYGGCAVMLGVPTFWRNLEADCVPDPYLHTLIKQADLLLPWTIQRFSPLLHNDMARYRDLIIEDMKWCRENHVDYVSAVTPGFSWHNLSTFEFPDDVKPVGSIPRMGGKFYWQQLSTAIQVGSGMIYVAMFDEIDEGTAIFKCSDKHPINNVAKFIDMDGMPSDHYLWLTGEAARMLRGEKKLELKLPVRK encoded by the coding sequence ATGAAGAGAATATTAATTATAGTAGTGTGCCTTTTGTTTGTTGAAAATTGGGGGTATGCTCAATTGAAACACGCAAAGGATACTAAATATCCCTCTTACAAAGGGCTGATAATGGCAGGTTATCAGGGATGGTTTCGTGCACCCGGAGACGGAACAAATCAAGGATTCGGACAATATGGTAAAGGGCGTGTCTTTGATGAGAATAATTGTACCATCGATATATGGCCCGATGTAACCGAGTATGCCAAAACGTATGAAACTCCGTTTTCTTTTGCGGACGGTAGTAAAGCGAAAGTTTTCAGCTCGGTCGATGAATCGACTACCGATCTGCATTTTAAATGGATGCAGGAGTATGGGATTGATGGTGTATTTATGCAACGTTTCTTTGGCTCTGCCAAGAATCATAATGAAAAGGCTCCTCAGAATGTTATTCTGAAGAATGCTTTGAGCAAAGCCTCAAAGTATGAGCGTGCCATTGCTGTAATGTATGATCTGTCGGGATTGGCAGCCTCTGGTGAAGACTGTTCCGCTATTATAGATGACTGGAAATGGTTGGTAGATAAACTAAAGGTGACGAATCAGGATGGAGTTAAAACCTACTTGCATCATAATGGGAAACCTGTGGTTGCTATTTGGGGAGTTGGCTTTCCCGATCGTCCTTATAACATCCGCAACATTGGTTTGGAACATTTGATAGATTTTTTGCATAACGACCCTGTTTACGGCGGATGTGCCGTGATGTTAGGGGTCCCTACTTTCTGGCGAAATCTGGAGGCCGATTGTGTCCCTGATCCTTATCTGCATACGCTTATCAAGCAGGCCGATTTGCTTCTTCCATGGACTATACAGCGCTTTAGCCCCTTGTTGCATAATGATATGGCGCGTTATCGTGATTTGATTATTGAAGACATGAAGTGGTGTAGGGAAAATCATGTTGATTATGTTTCCGCCGTTACTCCCGGATTTAGCTGGCATAATCTAAGTACTTTTGAGTTTCCGGATGATGTCAAACCTGTAGGGTCTATTCCACGGATGGGAGGAAAGTTTTATTGGCAACAACTTTCTACGGCAATTCAAGTAGGTTCGGGCATGATTTATGTGGCTATGTTTGATGAAATAGATGAGGGTACTGCTATTTTTAAATGCTCCGATAAACATCCTATTAACAACGTGGCTAAGTTCATTGATATGGATGGCATGCCTTCCGACCATTACCTGTGGTTGACCGGCGAAGCTGCCCGTATGCTTCGCGGGGAAAAGAAACTAGAGCTGAAGCTTCCGGTGCGTAAGTAA
- a CDS encoding BTAD domain-containing putative transcriptional regulator, which produces MKKQFFIISIFLCLFECAYSSKFDYGLYFNSHSVPGNRRTSLVLENNKSFPLRQEFTLQFSTSVRNEPIFGTLFDIRTDDKQTIDLAFTLDEDNKYYPALIINEKIYLLKKQVGPWESAFVSFTIFPDINKAQLIYDGKKLLVPLRLEKTDNIRIFFGASLLDRQTDTPPINIKDIKILEGKKLVRHWELKQHNDTLCYDLIKHIPAIARNPHWIINDHIEWQSIYTEKTKDAIQITFNPQKTLFYMVRKDKITIFDPLKNEQSIVAVKSGYPAMIYPNHLDYDTLSNCILSYSLENKTISRFSFNTQSWSLKEQNTKEPNYGNHSWAMNNPKSVAYAFGGYGFYHFKNELFRLDIKTGKVEQITDGSEISPRCSAASAIVGDNLYIFGGKGNTSGRQELAAYCYRDMYVMNLKTKKLHKLWEDSKEVNTEFVMAPTMYFQPEDSSFYAASLEKGGILIKVSIKEPRWTYVSKPINNSVTFKDMDYNLYYAPNSGKMFLVMDKRQNDLSHNIVIYSINYPLIEDSVITQFVPEPWYESRLFFFFVAGTVMLCGLFCYRKKLRDKKALAGKPAISLGVKKTTVENVQSEKVFFDRTKSSISLLGSFDVRDKDGKNVTFNFTPRLKSLLMLLLLYGEKDKEGISIKKVDEIIWSDKDEEAARNNRNVSLRKLRLLLENVGGLEIVNDNGFLRIGLPENVFCDYRTALVYIEKVRQSNGDDEELLYQAVELLLYGPLLTNTPEEWLDDFKAEYSSMSIDLLSNLLTIEQRIGNDELILKIADTLFRHDPLNEEALLAKCSVLFNNGKKSLAKSAYDKFCKEYHESLGENYQVSLSDILKPRE; this is translated from the coding sequence ATGAAAAAACAATTCTTTATTATCAGTATTTTTCTGTGCTTGTTTGAATGCGCCTATTCTTCTAAGTTCGATTATGGATTGTATTTCAACTCTCACTCGGTTCCCGGTAATCGACGGACTTCTTTGGTCCTGGAAAATAATAAGTCATTTCCTCTTCGACAAGAATTTACATTACAGTTTAGTACTTCAGTTCGCAATGAACCGATTTTTGGAACCCTTTTTGACATAAGGACAGATGACAAGCAGACAATAGATCTGGCATTTACGCTGGACGAGGATAATAAATACTATCCTGCTTTGATTATCAATGAAAAGATATATCTGTTAAAAAAGCAAGTAGGACCTTGGGAAAGTGCTTTCGTTTCGTTCACCATTTTTCCAGATATAAACAAAGCACAACTTATTTACGATGGTAAGAAACTTTTGGTACCTCTTCGGCTCGAAAAAACGGATAATATTCGTATTTTCTTCGGTGCTTCTTTATTGGATCGGCAAACAGATACTCCGCCTATCAACATAAAAGACATCAAAATATTGGAAGGCAAAAAGCTGGTTCGTCATTGGGAACTGAAGCAACATAATGATACGCTCTGCTATGACCTGATAAAGCATATACCGGCTATCGCCAGGAATCCTCATTGGATTATAAACGACCATATTGAGTGGCAAAGTATTTATACTGAAAAGACAAAGGATGCGATACAAATAACTTTTAATCCTCAAAAGACTTTATTCTACATGGTAAGGAAAGACAAGATCACAATCTTTGATCCTTTGAAAAACGAACAGTCAATTGTTGCCGTAAAGTCGGGCTATCCGGCCATGATATATCCCAATCATTTAGATTATGATACGTTATCGAATTGTATATTATCCTATTCGTTAGAAAACAAGACGATTTCCCGTTTCTCGTTCAACACTCAAAGTTGGAGTTTGAAGGAACAAAATACTAAGGAACCTAACTATGGAAATCATTCCTGGGCCATGAACAACCCGAAATCGGTAGCTTATGCTTTCGGTGGATACGGATTTTATCATTTTAAGAATGAATTGTTTCGGCTGGATATTAAAACAGGGAAAGTAGAACAGATAACCGATGGATCTGAAATATCTCCCCGTTGTTCGGCTGCATCGGCCATTGTTGGCGATAATCTTTATATATTCGGGGGAAAAGGAAATACTTCGGGGCGCCAGGAACTGGCTGCTTATTGCTACCGCGATATGTATGTGATGAACTTGAAAACGAAGAAATTGCATAAATTATGGGAAGATAGTAAAGAAGTAAATACTGAATTTGTAATGGCACCTACCATGTATTTTCAGCCGGAGGATAGTTCGTTTTATGCTGCCAGTCTGGAGAAAGGCGGAATATTGATAAAGGTATCTATAAAAGAACCTCGCTGGACTTATGTGAGCAAGCCTATTAACAACAGTGTAACTTTTAAGGATATGGACTATAATCTTTATTATGCTCCCAATTCCGGTAAAATGTTTCTTGTGATGGACAAGCGCCAGAACGACCTGAGCCATAATATTGTAATTTATTCCATTAATTATCCGCTTATAGAAGATAGTGTGATAACCCAATTCGTACCGGAACCATGGTATGAGAGTCGGTTATTTTTTTTCTTTGTTGCCGGAACAGTTATGTTATGCGGATTATTCTGTTATCGGAAGAAGTTACGTGATAAAAAGGCGTTGGCTGGAAAACCTGCGATATCATTGGGAGTAAAAAAAACGACCGTGGAGAACGTACAAAGTGAGAAAGTGTTTTTTGATCGCACTAAGTCATCCATATCGCTTTTGGGTTCGTTTGATGTGAGAGATAAGGACGGAAAGAATGTTACTTTTAATTTTACTCCTCGCTTAAAGAGCCTCTTAATGCTCTTATTGCTTTATGGAGAGAAAGACAAAGAAGGAATATCAATTAAGAAAGTAGACGAAATTATCTGGTCGGATAAGGATGAGGAGGCTGCACGTAATAACCGCAATGTGTCGCTCCGTAAGTTGCGCTTGTTGTTGGAGAATGTGGGGGGGTTGGAAATAGTCAATGATAATGGATTCCTTCGCATCGGGTTGCCGGAAAATGTGTTTTGTGATTATCGTACTGCTCTCGTTTATATTGAAAAGGTGCGTCAGAGCAATGGAGATGATGAAGAATTGCTCTATCAGGCAGTAGAATTGTTGTTATATGGTCCATTGCTCACTAACACGCCGGAAGAATGGTTGGATGATTTTAAAGCTGAATATTCCAGTATGTCTATAGACCTTCTGAGTAACTTGCTCACTATTGAACAACGGATAGGAAATGACGAACTGATTCTCAAAATAGCCGATACTTTGTTTCGGCATGATCCGTTGAATGAAGAAGCTCTTTTGGCAAAATGTTCCGTACTGTTCAACAATGGAAAGAAAAGTCTGGCTAAGAGTGCTTACGACAAATTCTGCAAAGAGTATCACGAATCTTTAGGAGAAAACTATCAAGTCTCTTTAAGTGACATCTTAAAGCCGCGTGAGTGA
- a CDS encoding family 43 glycosylhydrolase: MAKNPFITHMYTADPSAHVWADGRLYVYASHDIEPARGCDLMDRYHVFSTDDMVHWKDHGEILNSSQVPWGRKEGGFMWAPDCAYKNGTYYFYFPHPSDTNWSKSWKIGVATSKSPASGFTVQGYIKGLDPLIDPCVFVDDDGQAYIYNGGGGVCKGGKLKDNMVELDGTMKTMEGLHDFHEATWVHKRNGIYYLSYSDNHDEGDKHNRMCYATSKSPLGPWTYQGVYMEPTDSYTNHGSIVEYKGQWYAFYHNSSISHYDWLRSICVDKLYYNEDGTIRMVEQTK, encoded by the coding sequence ATGGCCAAAAATCCGTTTATTACTCACATGTATACAGCCGATCCTTCTGCACATGTTTGGGCGGATGGACGTTTGTATGTGTATGCTTCTCATGATATTGAGCCTGCAAGAGGGTGCGATTTGATGGATCGTTACCATGTGTTTTCTACCGATGACATGGTTCATTGGAAAGACCATGGAGAAATTCTTAACTCTAGCCAGGTACCTTGGGGCAGAAAAGAAGGGGGATTTATGTGGGCTCCTGATTGTGCCTATAAAAACGGTACATATTATTTCTATTTTCCACATCCAAGTGATACGAATTGGAGCAAGAGTTGGAAGATAGGCGTAGCAACAAGTAAAAGTCCGGCCAGTGGATTTACAGTACAAGGCTATATTAAAGGATTAGATCCGTTGATAGATCCTTGTGTGTTTGTTGATGACGACGGACAGGCTTATATTTATAACGGTGGCGGCGGAGTATGTAAAGGCGGAAAGCTTAAAGATAACATGGTAGAGCTTGATGGTACAATGAAAACAATGGAAGGACTTCACGACTTCCATGAAGCTACATGGGTGCATAAACGCAATGGCATTTATTATCTTTCTTATTCCGATAACCATGATGAAGGAGATAAACATAATCGTATGTGCTATGCAACCAGTAAATCTCCTTTGGGCCCCTGGACCTATCAGGGCGTTTATATGGAACCAACCGATAGTTACACAAATCATGGTTCCATTGTAGAATATAAAGGGCAATGGTATGCTTTCTATCATAATAGTTCTATTTCTCATTATGATTGGTTACGTTCAATTTGTGTAGATAAGCTTTATTATAATGAAGATGGAACCATACGCATGGTAGAGCAAACAAAATAA
- a CDS encoding glycoside hydrolase family 2 TIM barrel-domain containing protein: MIKVYKSLLAFACAILCTTFGYAQSDAVLKNDFSRSDVSLKIVGRGGCKIENGVFKSRDAYASFGNPKWKNYVVSFKARAPRDAEQVQIWAGFRAYNRNDRYVLGIKGGLQDDLLLSRMGYMGTDELLGICPLYFHPIPGAWYDVKVEVCNNRIRIFLNNENIPRMDVTDKNSNLAPAGEVTLGGGWIETEFDDLSVAPMTKNQLDNVRMEVFRPVVTAEEKEKMRQIERAQYKPIVVKSLSDSRMEISLDGNWLFMPEYQLADKKRATSSFDDGNWHVMSVPNFWNPIRIWLHGETMGPFPKGVSDTYYQQETARCEEYTFDYRKTQAAWYRQWLELPDGVASKNMTLTFDAVSKVAEVFINGESAASHVGMFGEFQVDGSKLFKPGRNLIVVKVTRNFVKDISDADKIVDVAVTVPVTNKMLKDIAHGFYDDDPAGIWQPVKLTITNPVKIEDVFIKPSLTGAEFDVTIRNHSLKKNELSIHTDILDKETGSVLYSGLSVGRVNLKPNEERMITYSVKDLKPRLWSPQHPNLYDFKFTVTADKGKEADHIVIPSGFRTFEVKKGLFYLNGHPYWLRGGNQTPFALAPNDEKLANTFYQLMKQGNIEITRTHTTPYNNLWVTAADNNGIGISYEGTWPWLMIQSSMPDKKLIDMWKEEFLSLLKKYRNHPSLLFWTVNNEMKFYDNEPDLEKAKMKMTIISDVVKEMRKIDPTRPICFDSNYQSKGKKEKFGESFFKNIDDGDIDDVHAYINWYDYTIFKQFKGEFQQKFKMPGRPLISQEMSTGYPNNETGHPTRFYTLVHQNPQTLVGYQAYAFGDPNVFLKVQSFITGELAEALRRSNDQASGILHFALITWFRSVYDSQKIEPYPTYYALQRALQPVLVSAELWGRHFYAGTMLPTRICVVNDREDGLDVKSPLLYWELQDSTGKKLSWGKQSMPDVKHYSRQWLTPSIQLPDNFSGDKNNMKLVLKLTENGIPVSHNEYEVLVAKKRWNQLSAPAARNIVLVDFNNTAKVLDFLGISYEKANTLADALKKKANLYVFAGINTDNCTSEELKTVRMYLDKGGKVLLLNAKEAAKQIYPEYIIGWIRPTEGDIVNLEMPESPVFDGIDLLELRYFNDNQREVPTVCDAALQINRNEKILELANQTKIHGYINGDMEARSKYMKTIKGFTILQIQDKGEAIVSTMLTEKATTDPIAGKLLVNMIDELLK; the protein is encoded by the coding sequence ATGATAAAAGTATATAAGTCCTTGTTGGCTTTTGCCTGTGCTATATTGTGCACGACTTTTGGCTATGCTCAGTCGGATGCCGTTTTGAAAAATGACTTTTCACGATCGGATGTTTCGCTAAAGATAGTAGGACGCGGAGGGTGCAAAATTGAGAACGGTGTTTTTAAATCGAGAGATGCCTATGCTTCTTTTGGAAATCCAAAATGGAAAAATTATGTGGTTTCCTTTAAGGCCAGAGCTCCGAGAGATGCTGAACAAGTCCAAATTTGGGCCGGATTCAGGGCTTATAATCGTAATGATCGGTATGTGTTGGGAATTAAAGGGGGATTGCAGGATGACCTATTGCTGAGCAGAATGGGATACATGGGTACAGATGAACTCTTGGGTATCTGTCCGTTGTATTTTCATCCGATTCCGGGTGCTTGGTATGATGTGAAGGTAGAGGTTTGCAATAACCGTATTCGAATATTTTTGAATAATGAAAACATACCTCGTATGGATGTAACAGATAAAAACAGCAATCTTGCGCCTGCTGGTGAAGTGACGTTGGGAGGGGGATGGATAGAAACAGAGTTTGATGACTTGTCGGTAGCTCCAATGACCAAAAATCAGTTGGACAATGTGCGGATGGAAGTCTTTAGGCCCGTGGTAACGGCCGAGGAAAAAGAGAAAATGCGCCAAATTGAGAGGGCTCAATATAAACCGATCGTAGTTAAATCTCTGTCGGATAGCCGTATGGAGATTTCTTTAGACGGAAACTGGTTATTTATGCCCGAGTATCAATTGGCTGACAAGAAACGGGCTACTTCTTCTTTTGATGACGGAAACTGGCACGTAATGTCTGTTCCCAACTTTTGGAATCCCATTCGCATTTGGTTGCATGGCGAAACAATGGGGCCTTTTCCTAAAGGAGTGTCCGATACCTATTATCAGCAAGAAACAGCCCGATGCGAAGAGTATACTTTTGATTATCGTAAAACGCAGGCTGCTTGGTACCGACAGTGGCTCGAACTACCCGACGGAGTGGCTTCTAAAAACATGACATTGACTTTCGATGCCGTATCTAAGGTGGCTGAAGTTTTCATTAACGGAGAATCTGCGGCTTCTCATGTCGGAATGTTCGGAGAATTTCAGGTAGACGGAAGCAAACTGTTTAAACCGGGAAGAAACCTTATTGTCGTAAAAGTGACACGTAATTTCGTAAAAGATATTAGTGATGCCGACAAAATAGTGGATGTAGCTGTAACCGTTCCGGTTACTAACAAGATGCTGAAAGATATAGCTCATGGTTTTTACGATGATGATCCGGCAGGTATCTGGCAACCGGTAAAACTGACGATTACTAATCCGGTGAAAATAGAAGATGTATTTATTAAACCTTCCTTGACGGGAGCCGAATTTGATGTGACTATCCGAAACCATTCACTCAAAAAGAATGAACTGAGCATTCATACGGATATATTAGATAAAGAAACCGGTTCAGTGCTCTATTCGGGTTTGTCTGTAGGGCGAGTGAACCTTAAACCGAACGAGGAACGTATGATTACTTACTCCGTTAAAGATCTGAAACCTCGTTTATGGTCCCCGCAGCATCCTAATCTTTATGATTTTAAGTTTACCGTTACTGCAGATAAAGGAAAAGAAGCCGATCATATCGTTATTCCTTCAGGATTCAGAACGTTTGAAGTTAAAAAGGGCTTATTTTATCTGAATGGACATCCTTACTGGCTGCGTGGTGGTAACCAGACTCCGTTTGCTCTGGCTCCGAATGACGAAAAGCTGGCTAATACCTTCTATCAATTAATGAAACAAGGCAACATAGAAATAACCCGTACGCATACCACTCCTTATAATAATTTATGGGTAACGGCGGCTGATAATAATGGCATTGGCATTAGTTATGAGGGCACCTGGCCTTGGCTGATGATTCAGTCGTCTATGCCGGATAAGAAATTGATCGATATGTGGAAGGAAGAGTTTCTTAGTTTGCTAAAGAAGTATAGGAACCATCCTTCTTTGCTCTTCTGGACAGTGAACAATGAGATGAAGTTTTATGATAATGAACCTGATCTAGAGAAGGCAAAAATGAAAATGACTATTATCTCGGATGTGGTGAAGGAGATGAGAAAGATTGATCCTACCCGGCCTATCTGTTTTGATTCCAATTATCAATCCAAAGGAAAGAAAGAAAAATTTGGAGAGAGTTTCTTTAAGAATATAGACGATGGAGATATTGATGATGTTCATGCTTATATTAACTGGTATGATTACACTATATTCAAGCAGTTTAAGGGAGAGTTTCAACAGAAGTTCAAGATGCCCGGTCGCCCGTTGATTAGTCAGGAAATGTCTACCGGATATCCGAATAATGAGACAGGCCATCCAACGCGTTTTTATACCTTGGTTCATCAGAATCCTCAGACATTGGTCGGTTATCAGGCTTATGCATTCGGGGATCCCAATGTTTTTCTGAAAGTGCAGTCGTTCATTACCGGTGAGTTGGCTGAGGCTTTGCGCCGCTCTAATGATCAGGCGTCGGGTATTCTGCATTTTGCTTTAATAACTTGGTTCAGGAGTGTATACGATTCGCAGAAAATAGAACCGTATCCTACTTACTATGCTTTGCAGAGAGCTTTACAACCGGTATTGGTCAGTGCCGAATTATGGGGAAGACATTTCTATGCGGGTACGATGCTACCTACCCGTATATGTGTTGTTAACGATCGGGAAGATGGTTTGGATGTGAAAAGCCCTCTTCTGTACTGGGAATTGCAAGATAGCACAGGGAAGAAACTGTCCTGGGGAAAACAGAGCATGCCCGATGTGAAGCATTATTCGCGGCAGTGGTTAACTCCTTCCATACAGCTTCCGGATAATTTTTCGGGAGATAAAAACAACATGAAACTAGTTTTGAAACTTACGGAGAATGGTATTCCTGTTTCTCATAATGAATATGAAGTGTTGGTAGCTAAGAAAAGGTGGAATCAGTTATCGGCGCCTGCCGCCCGGAACATTGTGTTGGTTGACTTTAATAATACGGCGAAGGTACTCGATTTCCTTGGCATTTCTTACGAAAAAGCGAATACTCTGGCTGATGCTTTGAAGAAGAAAGCGAATCTTTATGTTTTTGCCGGAATCAATACGGATAATTGTACCAGTGAAGAGCTGAAAACCGTTAGAATGTACTTGGATAAAGGAGGCAAGGTTCTGCTTCTGAATGCGAAGGAAGCAGCCAAACAAATTTATCCGGAGTACATTATCGGATGGATTCGTCCCACAGAAGGAGATATTGTTAATCTGGAGATGCCTGAATCTCCGGTGTTTGATGGCATTGATTTATTGGAACTCCGGTATTTCAATGATAATCAGCGTGAAGTACCTACAGTATGTGATGCCGCTTTGCAAATCAATAGGAATGAAAAGATTCTGGAGTTGGCAAATCAGACGAAAATACACGGGTATATCAATGGTGATATGGAGGCACGTTCCAAGTACATGAAAACAATCAAAGGATTTACGATCCTTCAGATTCAGGATAAAGGAGAGGCAATCGTTTCAACCATGCTGACGGAGAAAGCGACAACTGATCCGATAGCCGGGAAACTGCTTGTAAATATGATTGATGAATTGCTGAAGTAA
- a CDS encoding carboxypeptidase-like regulatory domain-containing protein, with protein sequence MNRLRKHLCVFVMLFSLVLSGYAQGTKKISGTVTDEKGEVIIGANITLAGNKSIGTITDIEGHFLLSVPVKGSLEVTYIGYNKKLVALDHKTIYSITLLDQSRHLL encoded by the coding sequence ATGAACAGATTAAGAAAACATCTTTGTGTTTTTGTTATGCTATTCTCACTTGTTCTTTCCGGATATGCACAAGGGACAAAAAAAATATCGGGAACAGTGACAGATGAAAAAGGTGAAGTGATCATTGGTGCTAATATTACATTAGCGGGGAATAAATCTATCGGAACTATAACGGATATAGAGGGACATTTTTTATTAAGTGTTCCTGTCAAAGGTTCTTTGGAAGTCACTTATATCGGTTATAATAAGAAGCTGGTTGCACTTGATCATAAAACGATTTATTCGATTACTTTATTGGATCAGAGTAGGCATTTGCTGTAA